The region ctccccctccctctccccccctccctctctcccccctctcccccctccctctctcccccccctcttccacctcctcccccctcctcccccccctcctccccccatcctccccccctcctcccccctcctcctcccctcctcccccccatccccccccctccaccccccctccctccaccccccctctctctctcccccgctccctctctccccctccctccctctctccccctccctccctctctccccctccctccctctctccccctccctccctctctcccccctccctctctcccccctcccccccctcccctccctctctcccccccctctctctccccccctccctctctctccccccctccctctccccccctcccccccatccccctccctctctcccccctccccctccctctctcccccctccccctctcccccctccccctccctctctcccccctccccagtggcCGTTCTCCGGCTCCTTTTCTTGCAGGAGCCGGCCTCCGCCTTCGCCTCGTTCCTCAATGGCGTGACCAACCTCCTGATGCTGCGCCGGTACCGCTCCTCTGTGCCCGCGTCCTGCCCCATGTACCACACCTGCCTCGCCTTCTCCCTGGTATGTGCCGTCaccgcccggggggggggggggagataacccTGCTCCTGCAGTGCCTCCGGGTAACCCCGCGTCTCTCCCACAGGTCTCTCTCAATGCCTGGTTTTGGTCTATGATCTTCCACACGCGAGACACGGCCGTTACGGAGGTGAGGTCCCCGCTGCATGGCACACGCGTGTttgtgcgcgcgcacacgcgtGTTTGCGCTGTTCTGGTGACGCGTTGATTCTGTTCCTGCAGAAAATGGATTATTTTTGTGCCTCTGCAGTCATCCTGCACTCTATCTACCTGTGCTGCGTGAGGTAAGTGCCCGGGGTGGGCAGCGGCCATTTATCTAACCCACTCACCTCTTatctgtgtgtccctggcagccgCCATTTATCTAACCCACTCACCTCTTatctgtgtgtccctggcagccgCCATTTATCTAACCCACTCACCTCTTatctgtgtgtccctggcagccgCCATTTATCTAACCCACTCACCTCTTatctgtgtgtccctggcagccgCCATTTATCTAACCCACTCACCTCTTatctgtgtgtccctggcagccgCTATTTATCTAACCCACTCACCTCTTatctgtgtgtccctggcagccgCCATTTATCTAACCCACTCACCTCTTatctgtgtgtccctggcagcgGCCATTTATCTAACCCACTCACCTCTTatctgtgtgtccctggcagcgGCCATTTATCTAACCCACTCACCTCTTatctgtgtgtccctggcagccgCCATTTATCTAACCCACTCACCTCTTatctgtgtgtccctggcagtgcccggtcagcgggcgctgtgtgtgtccctggcagtgcccggtcagcgggcgctgacgctgtgtgtgtgtccctggcagtgcccggtcagcgggtgctgacgctgtgtgtgtgtccctggcagtgcccggtcagcgggtgctgacgctgtgtgtgtgtccctggcagtgcccggtcagcgggtgctgacgctgtgtgtccctggcagtgcccggtcagcgggtgctgacgctgtgtgtgtgtccctggcagtgcccggtcagcgggtgctaaccctgtgtgtgtgtccctggcagtgcccggtcagcgggtgctgacactgtgtgtgtgtccctggcagtgcccggtcagcgggtgctgacgctgtgtgtgtccctggcagtgcccggtcagcgggtgctgacgctgtgtgtctctggcagtgcccggtcagcgggtgctaaccctgtgtgtgtgtccctggcagtgcccggtcagcgggtgctgatgctgtgtgtgtgtctctggcagtgcccggtcagcgggtgctaaccctgtgtgtgtgtccctggcagtgcccggtcagcgggtgctgatgctgtgtgtgtgtccctggcagtgcccggtcagcgggtgctgatgctgtgtgtgtgtcNNNNNNNNNNNNNNNNNNNNNNNNNNNNNNNNNNNNNNNNNNNNNNNNNNNNNNNNNNNNNNNNNNNNNNNNNNNNNNNNNNNNNNNNNNNNNNNNNNNNNNNNNNNNNNNNNNNNNNNNNNNNNNNNNNNNNNNNNNNNNNNNNNNNNNNNNNNNNNNNNNNNNNNNNNNNNNNNNNNNNNNNNNNNNNNNNNNNNNNNCGACACGGGCCCCCGAAATGCTCAGATTATTCAGCCTCTCCCCCCGCACGTCAGAGACGCCCCGCACGTGGTGTGCTGGTGACGACATGAAGGTGGGGGCGATGGACGGCGGTGACATCATCAAACGGTTTGTGAGGTCATCAAAAGAGCGACAACGTTACAACACCCCCAAAATGGTGAAGCGCGCGGTCGCAAGAGGAAAAGACATTCGTTGGTCAACAGGGGTGTCAAGAGAAGCAAGATGTGGGGGGGATCAGGAAAAGCGTGCTGTGTACCCCCCGACCGTGTGCACAGCGCTTTGCATTGGGGTCTATAAAAGGGGCCACGGTCCCCCAGACTCAGCCAGTTGAATGTCCTCGGGGGTCTCTGGATGGGGGAAGTGTTCGCCACCCGAGCGCTTTCTTTCCCCCTTATCcgaccctgtccttatcagagacccGATACagagggggtgaggtggggggcgctggctgtacaagcgctcgctgatcccacagtgacatcaccacacagtgacatcaccacacagtgacatcaccactCAGCCAGAGGaactcaaacccctcccaagtctcactataataataatactaataatactaatacaaataataatactaataatactaataataataataataataataataatgatgatgatgatgataagtaCAGGTGTCAGATTGGGTACAGGTATAAATTCCCCAGAGGTTGACTCCGTTACACAGGTCACtggaatgagggggggggggggtgactgcgcCCCCACGCCTTCTCTATATGTGTGAGAGGATTATCGTGTAAAGCCATTATTCCTAAATAAACAGGTCAACAGACTCACGTCAACAGGCCGCATATATGagatatacaaacacacaaacacacacatatatatatttatttatacacacacacacacacatatatatacacacacacatatgagatatacaaacacacacatatatatatattacagtgatcgacaaatcaccaaaaatctactcgccgaacaacaaaatctactcgccacctagtaccacacgtgtgctgcttggggccaataggagctcgccacgatgttaaatccactcgcccggggcgtgcaaatgtataggtatgttgaacactgtattatatatatatatatacatatatatacatgtgagtgtgtatatacatgaTAGTGTGCACAGTATACATGTGAGTGTGTATACCTGATAGTGTGCATAGCAtacatgtgagtgtgtatatacatgaTAGTGTGCACAGTATacatgtgagtgtgtatacaccTGATAGTGTGCATAGCATAAacgtgagtgtatatatacatgatTGTGTGCACAGAGTACATGTGAGTGTTTATATACATGATAGTGTGCACAGTATACAcgtgagtgtgtatatacatgaTAGTGTGCACAGCAtacatgtgagtgtgtatatacatgaTAGTGTGCACAGCACAGCAtacatgtgagtgtgtatatacctGATAGTGTGCATAGCATacatgtgggtgtgtatatacatTATAGTGTGCCAGAATACGTgagtgtgtatataccggtacatGATAGTGTGCACAGCAtacatgtgagtgtgtatatacatgaTAGTGTGCACAGCACAGCatacatgtgagtgtgtgtatatacctgatAGTGTGCACAGCACAGCATacatgtgggtgtgtatatacatgATAGTGGGCACAGCACacatgtgagtgtgtatatacctGATAGTGTGCACAGCATACGTGAGTGGGTATATACATGATAGTGTGCACAGCATAcgtgagtgtgtatatacatgaTAGTGTGCACAGCATAcgtgagtgtgtatatacatgaTAGTGTGCACAGCATAcgtgagtgtgtatatacatgaTAGTGTGCACAGCATACgtgagtgtgtatacacatgATAGTGTGCACCGCatacatgtgagtgtgtgtatatacatgataGGGTGCACAGCAtacatgtgagtgtgtatatacatgaTAGTGTGCACAGCATAcgtgagtgtgtatatacatgaTAGTGTGCACAgcatacatatgtgtgtatatacatgataGGGTGCACAGCATACATGTGAGTGTGTCTATACATGATAGAGTGCACAGCATacatgtgagtgtgtatacaccTGATAGTGTGCACAGCAAacatgtgagtgtgtatatacatgaTAGTGTGCACAGCATacatgtgagtgtgtatacaccTGATAGTGTGCAcagcataaatgtgtgtgtatatacatgataTTGTGCacagtatacatgtgtgtatacacctgGTAGTgggcacagcacacactccccctGATTTTGGGCACACTCTCACAGGGTGGGTATACATGttacctccctctcccc is a window of Ascaphus truei isolate aAscTru1 chromosome 23, aAscTru1.hap1, whole genome shotgun sequence DNA encoding:
- the PGAP3 gene encoding LOW QUALITY PROTEIN: GPI-specific phospholipase A2-like PGAP3 (The sequence of the model RefSeq protein was modified relative to this genomic sequence to represent the inferred CDS: inserted 1 base in 1 codon); protein product: MSPLLLALLLAGAAAASRGDREPVYRDCVSVCDRNNCTGDRLRDFRAVQPVYMRLTGWACLDECRYQCMWHTVSLYVSEGYAVPQFHGKWPFXRLLFLQEPASAFASFLNGVTNLLMLRRYRSSVPASCPMYHTCLAFSLVSLNAWFWSMIFHTRDTAVTEKMDYFCASAVILHSIYLCCVR